The Patescibacteria group bacterium sequence GCTGAGCACGAGATGATTATGAATATTTTGGAGTTCAATGATATAAGTGCCAAAGAAATAATGACACCACGATATCGCATGGCTGTTTTAAATGATGATGCCGATGTTGATCAGGTAGCTTATTTTGTGGCCCAAGATGGACACAGCAGATATCCGGTTTATCATAATCAAAAGGATAATATTATTGGCTATGTGCACGTCAAAGAAATAATGAGAGTTTTAAATAGTGAGAAACGCGAAGAAACCTTGGAAAAATTTGTAAAACCAGTTATAAAAGTAAAAGAAAAGACCAAAATTAACATTATTTTTAATAAAATGAGACGCCGTAAAAGCCACATGGCCTTAGTTTTAAGAGGGGATGATTTGATTGGTTTGATTACTATGGAGGATATTTTGGAGCACATTGTGGGAGACATCTTTGATGAGGACGATGATTAGAAATAGCCGTTTCCAAGAGAAATAAAGTTAATACACAAATATTAGCCAAATTAAATAGGCCGCTACGGAGCTATTTGGCCTCTCAGACAATAAACAAACACTTGTGAGCTACACTGGGGCGTAGCTATTTTCTTGACAATCCTCATAAAAAGATATATAAGAAAAGGATTCTTTGAAATATCTTGGCCAATATGGCCCTAGCGTCTAGTTTGGATAAAAAGGATATCTGATTTGGCTGCTGTGGCTATAAAAGTCAAAGCCGTGAAAGCTAAAGCGTAATTTGACCTTATAGTCAGAATTTAGTTCTTTATGGTAATTTTTGAGTGAGAGAGCTAGGGTAAGGGGTTCGCGCCCAGCATCCTTTACGGAGGGTGTCCGAGGACATACTCGGAGGAACTTCTTCCCTGCTGGCCCCACTGACTTCGGTTGGTGGGGCTATTTTATTTGACCCCATAATCGACAGACCTCAATATCAAGTATTGGGTGAGGATAGTTTAGTTTTGAAGGGATAGTATCATATCAGGGCTGAAATAGAACAGTGGTCTGTCGCTACGGGGCGGGACGTGGTGTTTAGTTAACCTTAGACAATAAATAAGCTCCAGTGTTTGCCTGCCCGCCATAGCCGGCACGGCAGGCGGGGAACTGGGGCAGACTTATTTTCTTGACACATTTTGGACAATATGATAGTATACCCCCATAGGGTATATAAGTATTTAGCTAAATCAATGAAAAAAGCTTGTTGTCCAGAAAAAATAATTTCTCAACTTCATAGGATTGAAGGCCAGATTCGGTCGGTAGAAAAAATGTACAATGAAAAACGTGATATTGAAGAAATCATTCGAGTAGTAAAAGCAGCTAGGGCGTCTATGGATTCTCTAAGTAAGCTTTTGGTGGACGATAAAGTCAGTGGATGTTATGATGGTAAAAAGGTGATTGATAAAAAACAATTGTCCAAATTAATTAATATCTTATTTGATTTAAAATAATAATTTAATTGTAAAATAATTAATAATAAAAAATATGCCATTAGAACTTACAGATCAGACTTTTGAAAAAGAAGTCAAATCATTTTCAGGTGTAGTCTTAGTAGATTTTTGGGCGCCTTGGTGCGGACCATGCAAAATGCAGGGACCGATTATAGAAGAGGTAGCCAATGAGCTAAAAGATAAAGAAGGTGTAAAAGTAGCCAAATTAGATGTTGATCAAAATAGTGCTACTGCTCAGGCTTTTAGCGTGATGAGTATCCCGACTTTAAAAATTTTTAAAAACGGTGAAGTAGTAGAAAATATGGTTGGTCTTCAAAGCAAAGAAGTCCTTCTAGATCTTATAAAAAAACATTCATAAATAATTATGGCAGAACAAAATTATGATGTAATAATTGTCGGGGCTGGCCCAGCAGGACTGACAGCGGCAATTTATACTTCTCGTCGTGCTCTCAAGACCCTAGTCATTTCCAAAGATGTTGGCGGTCAGCTTGCTTTGACTGATGATGTAGAAAACTATCCTGGTTTTAATACAATTGGCGGTTTGGAATTGTCACAAAAATTTCAAGAGCAGGCGGCTAAGACCGGTGTAGAATTTTTGTTTGAAGGAGCAGAAAAAATAACCAAAGACGGCAATAATTTTTTGCTGGAAACTAGCACTGGTAAAAAGCTTGGCGCTAGAACAATTATTTTATGTTTTGGTCTTACACCGCGTACATTGGATGTGCCGGGTGAAAAAGAATTGACCGGCCGAGGTGTCAGCTACTGCGCTACTTGTGACGGGCCATTGTATAGAGGCAAAAATGTAGTGGTAGTAGGTGGGGGTAATTCAGCTCTTGATGCTGCGGAGTATTCTTCCAAGCTAGCCAAAAAGGTGTATATGTTGGTTCGCAAAGATGCTTTTCGCGGTGAGCAGGTTTTGATTGACCACGTCAACAATGCCGAAAATGTAGAAATTATTTTCAATGCCGCGGCCAAAGAAGTCAAAGGCACAGACAGGGTGGAGAAGTTGGTTTATGAGACCGCAGATGGTCAGCAAAAAGAAATAGAGGTAGAAGGTATTTTTGTAGAGATTGGTCATGTGGCCAAGACGGGTTGGTTGGACAATCTTGGTTTGGACATGACAAACAGAAAAGAAATTATTATTAGCCGTGACAATGAGACTAATATTAAAGGTATTTTTGCGGCTGGTGATATTACTGATATTACTTATAAACAAGCGGTGATTTCAGCCGGGGAAGGATCCAAAGCAGCCTTGCAAGCTTACAAATATTTGCAGGGTGATAAGCCGATAGTCCCTGACTGGACACCAAAGAAATAGCCAAGTCATCCTGAATTCCTGCCCGACATGCCTGATGGCAGTGTGGTGGCAGGTGGGCACTTCAGGATTTAGTCGATTATTTTAATCATTAAGTAGATCCCGGATCAAGTCCGGGATGACAATGTATAGTTATGAATGCTTATGATAATGCAATGAGGCAACTGGAAAAAGCCTCAAAGCTTATGAACCTCGACAAAGACGTGTTGTCGAGATTGTCTTCTCCAGAAAGGGTAGTAATGGCTTCTTTACCTGTCAAAATGGATGACGGAAGTCTTAGAATTTTTCAGGCCTATAGAGTACAGTACAATTCTGCTCGCGGACCATACAAAGGAGGAATTCGCTTTCATCCCCAAGTTGATTTGGACGAAGTAAAAGCATTGGCTTTTTGGATGACTATTAAGACTTCGGTAGTTGGCATCCCTATGGGCGGTGGCAAAGGGGGAGTGATAGTAGATCCAAAATCTTTGTCAGTTTCAGAAATTGAAAGATTATCTCGGGCTTGGATTAGAGCCTTTCGCTCAGTGATTGGGCCAGAAAAAGATGTGCCTGCTCCAGATGTTTATACCACTCCACAAATTATGGCTTGGATGGCTGATGAATTTTCTCAATTGGAAGGCAAGGCCAGTCTAGGCGTAGTAACTGGCAAGCCTCTAGAATATGGCGGCTCAAAAGGACGCGGTACTTCTACGGCTATGGGTGGATTCTATGTCCTGACGGAAGCAATAAAAGAACTTGGCTTGGAAGCAAAAAAAACTAAAGTAGCTATCCAGGGTTTTGGTAATGCCGGAGCAACTATGGCTCATCTTTTGCATGAGGCAGGATATAAGGTAGTAGCTTTGGCTGATTCCAAGTCCATTGTCTACAATGACAAAGGCATTGATATTGATGAAGCTGAAAATTATAAAAAAGACAAAGGTTCTTTGGCTGGATTAGCTGGTACCAAAGATATAAATATCAAAGAATTCTTTGCACTGGATGTTGATGTGATAGTGCCAGCTGCACTTGAAAACCAAATCAGCAAAGATAATGCCAACGACATCAAAGCCAAGATTGTGTTGGAATTGGCTAATGGTCCGACTACTCCTGAAGCTGATGAAATAATGTTTGAAAAAGGTATTATGTTGATTCCAGATGTACTAGCTAATGCTGGTGGGGTGACAGTATCTTATTTTGAATGGTTACAAAATATTTCTAACAACTACTGGAGCGAAGAAGAAGTAGATAGTGAACTCAAAGAAAGGATGATTCCGTCTTTTCAGACAATACTAGAGATGTCCAAAGAATATAAAACTGATTTAAGGACAGCCGCTTTTATTTCGGCTCTTCGTCGCATAGAAGCAGCTAGTAAAGTAAGAAATTAAATTTTTATATAAAAAGAAGAAGCACCCCAAGACATGGCAAGGGGTGCTTTTTTGTTGCGGCGCTTGTGGTGGCGCCTAGTTGTTGTCCGGTTCGGGCTCGGGATCCTGGCGGGGGCGGGGATCACGGGGATCCTGCTGCGGTGGGGCAGCCTCATAGAGAGGCTCTTTCTTCGACTGGAAACATCCGCAACTTTCGTTGCAACTTTCCTTGCCACACTGGCACCTGCTCATGGGGAGCCTCCTCGGGATTGGGTGATGAAGTCCATTAGATCCCATGATTGGAATGCCGGCGAGATCATCTCTGCCTTCGGTTTCGTACCAATCGCCGGTTCCAAAACAACCGCCCATAGGGCACCTCCTTAAAGATAATAGTGGTAGTCAGTTATAAGATTATAACCAGCCTTATATTTTTTGTCAAAAGTAAAACACCGAGCTTCCGTGGAGAGGTTCGGTGTTTTTATGATGGTAGGTCTTGCCGACAAGTGACAGCAAATGGATTGCTGGTCAGCACCTTATCTAGATCAAAACCTTGCAATAAGTGGAATCCGTTTTCACTGGTCTCCGGCAGATCGTCTAGACAGTGAAATATAAGGTAGCTTTTGAGGCAGACAACTTTGGGACAGTTGGCAAAGGCTTGGCCAAGGTCAAATTCGTAGAGAAAGTCTAGCTCGCTTGGGGGTTGGTATATTTCTAGCAAATAATCTCTGGCCATTATTTGAGCAGTCATTTCCGATTTTGTTTCGGGATCACTTATGGACTCTACAAACATTTCCAATACCTCATCCATACTGGGTTCTATAGCAATGAGGTCGTCTAGACCGTTTAGATTACGGTCATAAGTGTCTTCCGGAAAAATCGGTAGACCGCATTCTTCCAGGTCAAACCAGTCTGGCGGGCAGCTAGTATCTTGGGTAGTTTTTTCTTCATCAGAAAAAACAAGTGTTTCCTCCTGGTCTAGTTCTCTGAGGTGATCGTAACCGTCAGTCAGGGGCAAGATTATAAGGTAATTTTTGTCCAGTTGAGCCATCATTCCCTCCTTGGTGTCAATGTTCGCGACTTCCATCTTAATTATACCCAGCATTTCTTTTTTCTGTCAAAAATTATATAATTTTATTATGTCAAAATATATCATCGGAATAGACGAGGCTGGTCGCGGGCCACTGGCTGGACCAATAGTAGCGGCTGGTATAATCTTTCGTGGCTCAAAAAGGGAAAAGCAAATTTTGGATTTAGTAGATGATAGTAAAAAACTTAGCCTCAAGAGGCGAGAGGATTTATTTTTACCAATTATCAAAAATTTTATTTGGTCAGTCAGGATGTATGATAATAATTTTATAGATAAATATGGCATTCAAAGAGCCAATATACTTTTATTTCACGATATTGTAGAAGATTTAGGAAAATATTTTGGTAAAACAAATGATGTGGTGGCTGATTATGTGGGGGGAGGGGAAACAGTTTTGAAAAATATAAATTTTTTTAAGTCTGGTGAAAGTCAATTCAAAGAAATTGCTGCTGCTTCGATATTGGCTAAGGTATATCGTGATAGATTGATGATGGATATAGATAAAAATTATCCGCATTATGAATTTGGGCTGCACAAAGGCTATGGTACTCGAAGACATTTTGAAGCAATCTCTAGACATGGCTTGTCACCAATTCATAGAAAAAGCTTTCTAAAAAATTCAGCCCTTGCGTATTTTGATACTACAAGGGCTAAGATTTAGTTGGAGCCTGCTCCGTTGAGAGAGCGAGGTTCTACTACGCGACCTTCTTTGATTGCTCGGATGATACCTTGGATCATACCGTCGGAAATACCTCGATCAATATAGACTACAGTGGCTTGAGCTTGGTGTCCCCAAGCCAAGCCGGCTTCAATACCAAGTCTTCTTTGTTCGGGTACAGTATCGTCTAAGATGCCTTCTTGGGTATAGAGTAGGTGCGAGGCATAAGGAGCTTCACCGCGTTTGAGACAATCAAGGACACAAGCTCTAGCGTAGCGAATGTTGGCTTGTACTTCCTCGGGAGTGCCGGCAAAGGGGCTTTCTATTATTACTAGACGGTGCATGTTTTTCTCCTGTCTGAAAGTTTGTTGTACGAAGTGGGCAGGACACTAATATTTATTAACATAGAAAAAATATTTGAGCAAGTTCTTGACAGACAAAATAAATTTGTTGTAAGATAGAAGAACAAATAAAGCCGTCTATTTTTTGAGAGACGGCTATACATACAAAAGCCCCCACATTGTGGGGGCTTTTGCGAAGAAAAGCGATTTTGAGAGCTAACTAGGTTAGTCTCAACAGAATCATACGACAAATTGAGAGATTTGTCAATATTTATTAGTAATTCCACAATATGTGGATAGGAAAGGAAAAGTGATTATGGACTTAAACAAAGTAAGTCTAATCGGCAATTTAGTAGCCGATCCAGAGGCCAGGACATTGCCCTCCGGGCAAAATCTAGCAGTATTTAAGATTGCGACCAATTATGTTTGGCGTGATCAGCAAAGCAAAGAAAAAAAGACCAGGGCTGATTTTCACCGGGCTGTGGCTTGGGGGCACTTGGCAGATATTATCAATACCTACCTAAAAAAAGGCTCCAAGGTTTTTTTGGAAGGGCGTTTGCAAAATCGTTCTTGGGAAGATAAAAATAAAAACAAAAGATATACCACAGAGATTGTGGCTAGTGATTTGATAATGCTAGGTGGCAGCAACAAAAAAACTGTTACTGGTGACGAAACAGCTAGAGAGGATGTTGATGTACAGACTATAGAGCTAGACGATAATTAATTGTCTTTTCAAGGTCTGAAGTTTGCCTGTATCTTCAGGCCTTCAATAAGACAATTAGAAGAAAGCGATTTTTCTGTCTCAGGGAGCATCTTTTTGGTGGGAGAGCTAAATTGTCCTAGGTTAGTTTTTTGTGTTCGTGCAAAAAGCTAACCACGATGTTCATTGACAAAACCAAAGGAGGAAAACAGCACTAGTCCATTCTAGTTTTTGGTCACCGGTTCCCACAAAACAAAAGGAGAGGGTCATGAAAGGTAAAGTGTGTTGGCTCAGCTTGTTGATTATGGCCATGGTCACTTTTTGGCTTATTGGCTGTGATCGCGAGGAAGCGGGAGTGGTGTCTCCCGTTGAGGTGGAGCAAGTCGTTGCCAGCCCAAGTGAGCAGGCGGAGAAAGCTTATCCACCCTATTCATTCTCGCTCAGGGTTCCGTTTCTCACGCAGGTTCCGCCTGGAGATTGGCTCAACACCAAAAACTGTGGGCAGACTTGTGCTGTCATGTTGGGTGGCTATTTTAATAATAGCCCAGTCAACTCAAGTCAAATTACAGCTCAGAATGTCTGGTTGGCAAACTATACTGGCAATTCTTGCTATAATCGGGCCAATGGTTGCGATACCTCAATTTATCGATTGAAAACGCTACTGGAACAGAAACATAAATTGCGCACTTCATATCCCGCTTGCAGTACGCTAGAGCAACTGATCAATATAGTTGCTAGCGGTAAACCTTGTGTAGTCGGGGTGATGATCAAGAGCGGCAACTTGGTTTCAAGCGGTGGGTATCCTCATTGGGCCATTGTAGTTGGCTGGAATGGCAACGTGATCATCAATGATCCGGGCTCTTCCCGTGGCAATCATCGCAGCTATTCCATAGCCGCTTTTGATGCCTCTTGGGCAACTCAAGGCAGAACATATTTTTCTGTCTCGCGTTAGCCTAGTGGGGCGAGTCAAATTTTTAACTCGCCCCCCATATCTTTATTATGATATAATTATTTATAGTTTAAATATATTTTATGAGTAGAAAAAAAGCACTAAAAATTTTAATAATTTTTTTGATAATAATTATTTTAGTTATTATTTATTTTTTGTTAGTCAAGAAAAAGAAAAACAATACAATAGAGATGGTAGAAAATTTTACTTTGTATCAAGAAATAATTGATCCAAATGAAAAATCATTTGACAAATCTTGTCCCAATGAAGAATTTAATAAATTTCTTTTACTGACGGAGCAGGGTAGTATAAAGAGTTTGAAGTTGCCGGGCGGACTACTGACAATAATAACACCAAATTATTATAATTGGAGTAACAAAAAATTTTTGAGTTTTAATACTATTGAGCCAGAGGCATTTTGTAATGCTGGCGGGACTTATCCACTTCACGCTTATAAAGATAAGCTATTGTGGAAGCAAGGTTGTAGCACTGGCGCGATGCCCGAGCCAGACGCCCCAAATTATCAGGAGTTTATGAAGTGTATAGAAACAGAAGAAACAATTATAAATTTTTTTAAATAGAAATAGCATAGTGAAGAAAATAGAGAAATTCTTAATAATATGTTAGTGACTTTAAAATTTGTGTAATAATTATAATTAAAAACTAAATATGCAAAGAAAAGTGATTTTCCCGTTTATCGGGGCCGTCCTTTGGACGATTCTAATTTGTTTTTTCACGCTGACTTTAAAAGTTGAAGCCAGTGAAAGCGATTTGCTATTTTCAGAGATAATGTATGACGCCTCTGGTGCTGATAGTGGTCATGAGTGGATTGAAATTTTTAATTCTGGACAGGAAGATGTGGTAGCTAGCAGTACCTGGAGATTTTTTGATGGGGCTAATCATAATATTAATCTATATCAAGGCACCACTACTATTGCTTCTCAAGAATATTTTGTTTTGGCCGACAACGCTGAGAATTTTTTAGTTGATTATCCAGATTTTAATGGTACTGTTTTTGATACAGTGATGAGTTTGCCAAATAGTAGTTCTACTATTGGGCTGAGTTTTGACAATGGTCAGTCGTATTTAATAGAAAGTTTTTATGATGCTAGTTGGGGAGGGGGCGATGGCTTTTCTCTGGAGAAAATTTTAGAGACATGGCAACAATCCTGTTTGTTAGGAGGTAGTCCTGGTGTTGCCAACCAAGAATGTGAAACAGATGAGCCTAGTCAGGATAGTGAACCAGAAATAAATTATTGGTCGCAGATTGTAATTTCAGAATTTTTACCTAATCCAGAAGGTAGCGACGACAATGAATGGATTGAATTGTATAATCTAGGCCCAGAAATAATTGACCTATCTGGCTTTGTACTAGGCGATGATTCTAGCCGGCGCTTTACATTAGATCAAGACGCGGGTATTGATTTAGGGCTGTTACCAAATAGCTATTTAGTGGTTTATAAAAATATAAGTGGCATATCTTTGAATAATTCTGGTACAGACTCGGTCAGGCTATATACGCCAGAAGAAATACTACAAGAAAGAGTAGAGTATAATGGTCCGGCTTTGGAAAATAGAAGCTATGCCAGAAGTGATAGTGGTTTTGTCTGGACCAAAAATCCTACTCCTGGCCAAGCCAATCAAATAGTAGAAAATCAGGCTCCAATTGCCCAGATTTTGGCAGAAGGAACTTTTAATATTAGCCAAAAGATTAGTTTTTCGGGGGAAAACTCTAGTGACCCAGAAGGGGAAGATTTGGACTATTTCTGGGATTTTGGGGATGGTCAGACCAGCTCCAAGGCCAGCTTGACTCACAAATTTGAACAAGCTGGACATTATACAATAGTATTGACCGTAACTGATCCTGAGGGACTTGGTGATAGGGCAGAATTTGTCATAGATATTTATCCTATAAATGAGACAAGTCAGGATATTACGGAAGTAGAGAAGGTACAAAGTGAAGAAAAAATTTTTGAAACAAATTTGGTTGAGGATGATTTGATAATTTCAGAAATAATGCCCAATCCCAAAGGCAGTGATGATAATGAATGGATTGAGCTGTACAATGCTACGGATAATGATATAAATTTGTTTGACTGGAGCATAGACGATGCAGAGGGAGGGTCCAAGCCATATCAATTTGCTACCACAACCATAAAGGCTAATAGCTTTTTAATTGTTTACAGACAAGATAGTAAAATAACTTTGAACAATTCTTCGGACTCTGTCCGTTTGATAAGGCCGGACGGAAAAATTTGGCAGGAAGTAATGTATGAAAAAATACCGGAAGATAAAACTTATGCCTGGGACATGGAAAACAGCGAATGGTTTGTAGCTAGCCCCACACCAGCTAGTCCAAACTTAAATATCCCAGAACCGGAAATAATGTACCAGGTTTTGGAAATAAAAAATTTGGAAAAAAATAATGATGTTTTGATACAGGGTGTGGTATTAAATAAGGCGGATAAAAATACGCGCAGTGTTTATCTGGCAGATTTTGACGGAGAAAAAATTAATTTTGCTGAGCTTGTAGAAATTTATAATTATTATAAAGACTGGCCAGCCTTATCAGCTGGTCAAGTGGCTACACTAAGAGGACAAATATCCAATCTTGATGATTTGCCACGGATAAAAATAAAATCAGCTGATCAGATCTGGTCCAATGATCAAAAAATAAACTTTAAAAAACCAGAGCCAATTAGTACAGATGATTTGGACAGTGATTTTTTGGGTAGTTTTGTCAGCGTCAAAGGAATAGTGGTCAAAAAAAGTGGTAAAAATATTTATTTGTCAACAGAAGAAGGTGGCGAGTCAAACATCAGAGTATATACTACTTTTTCTCTAGCGGATTTGGAAATAAAAAAAGGCAGTGAAGTAATAGCCTCGGGGATATTGTCAGAAACAGACAGTGGTTTTAAGATGACGCCTTTTACTATTGACGATATTTTGGTATCGCAAGAGGTCTTGGGAGAAAAAATATCCGAGAGTGTAGACGAAGAAATGAGAATTGTCAGCTCGACAAATCAGGCGGTAGTTGATAATAGAGGCAAGAGTGTAAAAAATATTTTATTTTTATTAATAGTAGCTATTTTTATTTTGGGTTTGATAGCTTTTGTCAAAAAGAAAAGAGCGTCCGGTCTGACCGAACGCTCTCACACGTAGCCTTTGAATTTGGAAAAGACAAAGGCTAGAGTGTCCCAGAAAAGAAAGAGCCAGAAATTGTCCAGCCTTTTTTGTGATCCGTTTCCATAGGCGGATCGGGCTTTGACAACAGCGAAACTGTAGTCGCTGTTTTTCCAACGTTTCTTGAAAGTGGCTTTGACACGACGGGCGTGCCAGGGGTGGGCAACAACCACGGCTGTTTGCCAGTCGTGAGCTTGCATGTGCTTGAGAGATTCTGAAGCGTTGAACCAAGTACGGTCAGCAATTTCATCTAGGAAAACGTTACCAGTAGGCACACCTTTTTCCAGAATGACGGCTATAGCTCTGGCTTCACTGAGCCCCTTGAAGTGGTAGCCTCCTGAAACAAGGATGTTGCGGCCGTAGCCTTGGGAAAAAAGTTCACGACCTTTGTAGGCCACTTCTCTGGATGAGGGGCTGGCACTGTAGCCGTCTTTGAATACATCGATTCCGATGCAGATGATTACATCGGCCGGTGTAGGGGGTAGTACGTCGTCGGTAACAGCAAAACGTCTTTCAAACCACTTCCAGAATTTCATGTCTTTCACCTCCTTTCGAGGTCTGGGAAAATATCAAATAGCGAACTGCTTATACTAAATCAAAATATTTAATAAGTCAACTAGTTTGACAAAAAAGCCAATAACTTTTAATATGAAAATATGAGTAATTATTTAATGCACAATTTAGCTTGGTGGAAAGATTTTAGAAGCTGGCGTATCAGTTGATTTTTTGTGTATTTAAAAAGTTTTTGATATCGTCGGTTTCACAGGCGATTTTTTTATTAATTTAAATTATAATAATATGAATAAAAAATATGATATTAATCCCGATAAAAATGGGTATTTTGGCGAGTATGGTGGT is a genomic window containing:
- a CDS encoding FAD-dependent oxidoreductase translates to MAEQNYDVIIVGAGPAGLTAAIYTSRRALKTLVISKDVGGQLALTDDVENYPGFNTIGGLELSQKFQEQAAKTGVEFLFEGAEKITKDGNNFLLETSTGKKLGARTIILCFGLTPRTLDVPGEKELTGRGVSYCATCDGPLYRGKNVVVVGGGNSALDAAEYSSKLAKKVYMLVRKDAFRGEQVLIDHVNNAENVEIIFNAAAKEVKGTDRVEKLVYETADGQQKEIEVEGIFVEIGHVAKTGWLDNLGLDMTNRKEIIISRDNETNIKGIFAAGDITDITYKQAVISAGEGSKAALQAYKYLQGDKPIVPDWTPKK
- a CDS encoding metal-sensitive transcriptional regulator, with translation MKKACCPEKIISQLHRIEGQIRSVEKMYNEKRDIEEIIRVVKAARASMDSLSKLLVDDKVSGCYDGKKVIDKKQLSKLINILFDLK
- a CDS encoding YdcF family protein; this encodes MKFWKWFERRFAVTDDVLPPTPADVIICIGIDVFKDGYSASPSSREVAYKGRELFSQGYGRNILVSGGYHFKGLSEARAIAVILEKGVPTGNVFLDEIADRTWFNASESLKHMQAHDWQTAVVVAHPWHARRVKATFKKRWKNSDYSFAVVKARSAYGNGSQKRLDNFWLFLFWDTLAFVFSKFKGYV
- a CDS encoding ribonuclease HII, with translation MSKYIIGIDEAGRGPLAGPIVAAGIIFRGSKREKQILDLVDDSKKLSLKRREDLFLPIIKNFIWSVRMYDNNFIDKYGIQRANILLFHDIVEDLGKYFGKTNDVVADYVGGGETVLKNINFFKSGESQFKEIAAASILAKVYRDRLMMDIDKNYPHYEFGLHKGYGTRRHFEAISRHGLSPIHRKSFLKNSALAYFDTTRAKI
- a CDS encoding lamin tail domain-containing protein produces the protein MQRKVIFPFIGAVLWTILICFFTLTLKVEASESDLLFSEIMYDASGADSGHEWIEIFNSGQEDVVASSTWRFFDGANHNINLYQGTTTIASQEYFVLADNAENFLVDYPDFNGTVFDTVMSLPNSSSTIGLSFDNGQSYLIESFYDASWGGGDGFSLEKILETWQQSCLLGGSPGVANQECETDEPSQDSEPEINYWSQIVISEFLPNPEGSDDNEWIELYNLGPEIIDLSGFVLGDDSSRRFTLDQDAGIDLGLLPNSYLVVYKNISGISLNNSGTDSVRLYTPEEILQERVEYNGPALENRSYARSDSGFVWTKNPTPGQANQIVENQAPIAQILAEGTFNISQKISFSGENSSDPEGEDLDYFWDFGDGQTSSKASLTHKFEQAGHYTIVLTVTDPEGLGDRAEFVIDIYPINETSQDITEVEKVQSEEKIFETNLVEDDLIISEIMPNPKGSDDNEWIELYNATDNDINLFDWSIDDAEGGSKPYQFATTTIKANSFLIVYRQDSKITLNNSSDSVRLIRPDGKIWQEVMYEKIPEDKTYAWDMENSEWFVASPTPASPNLNIPEPEIMYQVLEIKNLEKNNDVLIQGVVLNKADKNTRSVYLADFDGEKINFAELVEIYNYYKDWPALSAGQVATLRGQISNLDDLPRIKIKSADQIWSNDQKINFKKPEPISTDDLDSDFLGSFVSVKGIVVKKSGKNIYLSTEEGGESNIRVYTTFSLADLEIKKGSEVIASGILSETDSGFKMTPFTIDDILVSQEVLGEKISESVDEEMRIVSSTNQAVVDNRGKSVKNILFLLIVAIFILGLIAFVKKKRASGLTERSHT
- the trxA gene encoding thioredoxin; protein product: MPLELTDQTFEKEVKSFSGVVLVDFWAPWCGPCKMQGPIIEEVANELKDKEGVKVAKLDVDQNSATAQAFSVMSIPTLKIFKNGEVVENMVGLQSKEVLLDLIKKHS
- a CDS encoding C39 family peptidase, producing the protein MKGKVCWLSLLIMAMVTFWLIGCDREEAGVVSPVEVEQVVASPSEQAEKAYPPYSFSLRVPFLTQVPPGDWLNTKNCGQTCAVMLGGYFNNSPVNSSQITAQNVWLANYTGNSCYNRANGCDTSIYRLKTLLEQKHKLRTSYPACSTLEQLINIVASGKPCVVGVMIKSGNLVSSGGYPHWAIVVGWNGNVIINDPGSSRGNHRSYSIAAFDASWATQGRTYFSVSR
- the ssb gene encoding single-stranded DNA-binding protein, encoding MDRKGKVIMDLNKVSLIGNLVADPEARTLPSGQNLAVFKIATNYVWRDQQSKEKKTRADFHRAVAWGHLADIINTYLKKGSKVFLEGRLQNRSWEDKNKNKRYTTEIVASDLIMLGGSNKKTVTGDETAREDVDVQTIELDDN
- a CDS encoding Glu/Leu/Phe/Val dehydrogenase codes for the protein MNAYDNAMRQLEKASKLMNLDKDVLSRLSSPERVVMASLPVKMDDGSLRIFQAYRVQYNSARGPYKGGIRFHPQVDLDEVKALAFWMTIKTSVVGIPMGGGKGGVIVDPKSLSVSEIERLSRAWIRAFRSVIGPEKDVPAPDVYTTPQIMAWMADEFSQLEGKASLGVVTGKPLEYGGSKGRGTSTAMGGFYVLTEAIKELGLEAKKTKVAIQGFGNAGATMAHLLHEAGYKVVALADSKSIVYNDKGIDIDEAENYKKDKGSLAGLAGTKDINIKEFFALDVDVIVPAALENQISKDNANDIKAKIVLELANGPTTPEADEIMFEKGIMLIPDVLANAGGVTVSYFEWLQNISNNYWSEEEVDSELKERMIPSFQTILEMSKEYKTDLRTAAFISALRRIEAASKVRN